From one Oscillospiraceae bacterium genomic stretch:
- a CDS encoding ABC transporter ATP-binding protein produces the protein MAAREKNYGNEYKQQRAMRGPGMGPHGMMAGGKAKDFKGTFKKLAQYLKPHGFALIVVLVLTIASTVFSLTTPKILGNATNTLMVGYMSKTAVTMMTEAEDNAQFAAAMTAYGITPLSQCTDNAQKAESFRQIVELLKNMPESDDSPAGNMALAAEYYDEIIQNIAETGGTVDFSELGTIALTLIALYTAAAVCMFIQVFVMVGITQKVVFKMRSDVNAKLIKLPLKYFDSQSHGDILSRVTNDVDTVSRSLQQSLTQIISSVVMIVGILYMMLTISGAMTLITLASLPLSLGITIFITKRSQKYFRGQQKSLGQINGHVEEMYGCHNVVKAYNYEKTAIEEFERSNEELYQNGWKAQFVSGSMMPMVGFIGNIVYVGVCVAGGIIASKGTIMIGSIQAFIQYSRQFNQPISQVAQIVNIMQSTMAAAERVFEVLEQPEQSPDAEDAPKLEQPKGEVRFDSIQFGYDPDKTLIHGISLDVKPGQTIAIVGPTGAGKTTLVNLLMRFYELDGGKITVDGVDIAEMNREELRDLFGMVLQDTWLFNGTIEENIAYGSDHPDHEAIVEAAKAACADHFIRTLPDGYDTIIREDAGNISQGQRQLLTIARAVLKDPAILILDEATSSVDTRTEVLIQEAMHGLMKGRTSFVIAHRLSTIRNADNILVMNHGDIVETGSHEQLMAQNGFYADLYRSQFLGKPEENNIA, from the coding sequence ATGGCGGCGCGTGAAAAGAATTACGGAAACGAATATAAACAGCAGCGTGCCATGCGTGGACCCGGCATGGGCCCCCACGGTATGATGGCCGGCGGGAAAGCAAAGGATTTCAAGGGGACATTCAAAAAGCTGGCTCAATATCTGAAACCGCACGGTTTTGCGTTGATCGTCGTGCTGGTGCTGACCATTGCTTCGACGGTGTTTTCGCTGACCACGCCGAAAATTTTGGGTAACGCCACCAACACCCTGATGGTCGGCTATATGTCCAAGACGGCGGTCACGATGATGACCGAGGCCGAGGACAACGCGCAGTTTGCGGCGGCGATGACAGCTTACGGGATTACGCCGCTCTCCCAGTGCACCGACAACGCTCAAAAGGCAGAGTCGTTCAGGCAGATTGTCGAATTACTGAAGAATATGCCCGAAAGTGACGATTCTCCGGCGGGAAATATGGCACTGGCTGCGGAATATTACGATGAGATTATTCAAAATATCGCCGAGACCGGCGGTACGGTGGATTTTTCCGAACTCGGCACAATCGCCCTCACGCTGATCGCGCTGTATACGGCAGCTGCCGTGTGCATGTTCATTCAGGTGTTTGTGATGGTGGGTATCACGCAGAAGGTCGTCTTTAAGATGCGCAGCGACGTCAATGCCAAACTGATCAAGCTGCCGCTCAAATATTTCGACTCCCAATCCCACGGTGATATCCTGTCGCGCGTGACCAACGACGTCGACACGGTCAGCCGATCACTGCAGCAGTCGCTGACGCAGATCATTTCGTCGGTGGTGATGATCGTCGGTATCCTCTATATGATGCTGACCATCAGCGGGGCGATGACGCTGATTACACTGGCGTCGCTGCCGTTATCACTCGGGATTACGATTTTTATCACAAAACGCTCCCAGAAGTATTTCCGCGGACAGCAGAAATCCCTCGGACAGATCAACGGTCACGTCGAGGAAATGTACGGCTGCCACAATGTGGTCAAGGCTTATAACTATGAGAAGACCGCTATCGAGGAATTTGAGCGCAGCAACGAGGAACTCTATCAAAACGGCTGGAAGGCGCAGTTTGTGTCCGGCAGTATGATGCCGATGGTCGGCTTTATCGGCAACATCGTTTATGTCGGGGTCTGTGTGGCGGGCGGCATCATCGCCTCCAAGGGCACGATCATGATCGGCAGCATTCAGGCGTTCATCCAGTATTCGCGCCAGTTTAATCAGCCGATTTCACAGGTGGCGCAGATTGTCAACATCATGCAGTCGACCATGGCCGCCGCGGAGCGGGTCTTCGAGGTGCTGGAACAGCCCGAACAGAGCCCCGACGCTGAGGACGCGCCGAAACTCGAACAGCCCAAAGGCGAGGTCCGGTTCGACTCGATTCAATTTGGTTATGACCCCGATAAAACTCTGATTCACGGCATCTCCCTCGACGTTAAACCCGGTCAGACCATCGCCATCGTCGGGCCGACCGGCGCCGGCAAGACCACGTTGGTCAATTTGCTGATGCGGTTTTATGAACTGGACGGCGGCAAGATCACGGTCGACGGCGTTGATATCGCCGAAATGAATCGTGAAGAACTGCGTGACCTGTTCGGCATGGTGCTGCAGGATACCTGGCTGTTTAACGGTACCATTGAGGAGAACATCGCCTATGGGTCGGATCACCCGGATCATGAGGCCATTGTCGAAGCCGCGAAAGCTGCCTGCGCCGATCACTTTATCCGCACACTGCCCGACGGTTACGACACAATCATCCGTGAAGACGCGGGTAACATCTCACAGGGTCAGCGGCAGCTGCTGACCATTGCGCGTGCGGTGCTGAAAGACCCGGCGATTCTGATTCTGGACGAGGCGACCTCTTCGGTCGATACCCGCACCGAAGTGTTGATTCAGGAGGCCATGCACGGGCTGATGAAGGGCAGAACGAGTTTCGTCATTGCGCACCGGCTTTCGACGATCCGCAATGCCGACAATATCCTCGTGATGAATCACGGCGACATCGTCGAGACCGGTTCGCACGAGCAACTGATGGCGCAGAACGGCTTCTACGCCGACCTCTATCGCAGCCAGTTCCTCGGAAAGCCCGAGGAGAACAATATCGCGTAA
- a CDS encoding tRNA 2-thiocytidine biosynthesis TtcA family protein, translated as MQKVLSLVRKAVQEYDMIADGDKIAVGVSGGKDSMLTLTALAALRRFYPIKYDVIAVMIDLRFDGTETDTTEIQRYCDSLGVPFYVKRTEIGQIVFDIRKEENPCSLCAKMRRGALHDFAKELGCNKVALGHHADDAAETFLMNLFIEGRVGCYSPVTYLSRKDITVIRPLSWMREWEVSSAVKRLGIPVLKNKCPHDHEGQRKQTKAFLSELEKTRFPEARERILGAMRRDHISGW; from the coding sequence TTGCAAAAGGTCTTGAGCTTAGTCCGCAAAGCGGTACAGGAATATGATATGATCGCCGACGGCGACAAAATTGCGGTCGGCGTTTCGGGCGGCAAAGACAGTATGCTGACGTTAACCGCCCTGGCGGCGCTTCGCCGTTTTTACCCCATAAAATATGACGTTATTGCCGTGATGATTGATCTGCGTTTCGACGGCACAGAGACCGACACCACGGAAATTCAAAGATATTGCGACTCGTTAGGCGTGCCTTTCTATGTCAAACGTACCGAAATCGGCCAAATCGTCTTCGACATCCGCAAGGAGGAAAACCCCTGCTCGCTCTGCGCCAAAATGCGGCGCGGCGCGCTGCACGATTTCGCCAAAGAACTCGGCTGCAACAAAGTCGCCCTCGGCCATCACGCCGACGACGCCGCTGAGACCTTTTTAATGAACCTGTTTATCGAGGGTCGCGTCGGCTGCTACAGCCCGGTCACTTATCTGTCACGCAAGGATATCACGGTTATCCGCCCGCTTTCGTGGATGCGCGAATGGGAGGTCTCTTCGGCGGTCAAGCGGCTCGGCATTCCGGTATTAAAAAATAAATGCCCGCACGACCACGAAGGTCAGCGCAAACAGACCAAAGCGTTTTTAAGCGAACTCGAAAAGACCCGTTTCCCCGAAGCCCGCGAACGCATCCTCGGCGCCATGCGCCGCGATCACATTTCCGGCTGGTGA